A window from Akkermansia muciniphila encodes these proteins:
- a CDS encoding SufE family protein translates to MDCFEGRRNALLKELDALPGEGALYGFLMRQGEQLPPFAEEWKTEACLLRGCQYRVWLRLSLENGLLRIDADSDSRISRGLMALWVRLFSGLTPGEVLAADADFFHQGILGRWLIPSRANALGNMASRIKLGALRLRQEARRGNGASVSPSSLPGPLPESLEQGPLQQLEAAGDSCHDGCRQERNSSNRV, encoded by the coding sequence ATGGATTGTTTTGAAGGAAGGCGGAATGCCCTGCTGAAGGAGCTGGACGCTCTGCCGGGAGAAGGCGCCCTGTATGGTTTTTTGATGCGCCAGGGGGAGCAGTTGCCCCCTTTTGCGGAAGAATGGAAGACGGAAGCCTGTCTTCTGCGGGGGTGCCAGTACCGGGTATGGCTGCGCCTCTCCCTGGAAAATGGCCTGCTGAGGATTGATGCAGATAGTGATTCCCGCATCAGCCGTGGATTGATGGCACTGTGGGTGAGGCTGTTTTCCGGCCTGACGCCGGGTGAGGTGCTTGCGGCGGATGCGGATTTCTTCCATCAGGGCATTCTTGGGAGGTGGCTGATTCCTTCCCGGGCGAATGCCCTGGGCAATATGGCTTCCAGAATCAAGCTGGGCGCGTTGAGGCTGAGGCAGGAGGCGCGCAGGGGTAATGGAGCGTCCGTCTCTCCTTCTTCGTTGCCGGGGCCACTTCCGGAATCTCTGGAACAAGGCCCGCTGCAGCAGCTGGAGGCAGCAGGCGATTCCTGCCATGATGGATGCAGGCAGGAAAGGAATTCCAGCAATAGAGTTTAG